Proteins encoded in a region of the Vicia villosa cultivar HV-30 ecotype Madison, WI unplaced genomic scaffold, Vvil1.0 ctg.000587F_1_1, whole genome shotgun sequence genome:
- the LOC131629639 gene encoding uncharacterized protein LOC131629639 translates to MIISWNTRGLNKKGKLREISSRLLELKPTIAILLETRVKESNANRIRAELHLPNNYLDNYMYHFNGRVWIEWDHTKVNIRHISSTSQFIHVGVFDINGSFKYWLTAVYAHNQLSKRRELWKDIEKIHNSQSGPWCVLGDFNNVAKAQDRIGGRMVTESEYIDMTNMMDNTSLFEMESLGDYFTWANKHVVDPIYSRIDRVLGNPDWFQMHLEFILMILPPSVSDHNLLCITSSAQPVKPKGHFKFNNCLVELTDYDEVVRSSWNKPCRGKPMKVLWTKLTRLQSHLRRLGKPFAGIKQDILKARNELQLAQTELIADRMNVHIIEKVKLLTEEVINLNETEEKVIMQRAKIDWLRSGDGNNVYLYATLKSKTALEA, encoded by the coding sequence ATGATTATTTCTTGGAACACTAGGGGGCTAAATAAAAAAGGGAAGCTGAGGGAGATTAGCTCCCGTCTCCTCGAGCTTAAACCTACTATTGCAATCTTACTTGAAACCAGGGTAAAAGAGAGTAATGCCAATAGGATTAGAGCTGAGCTCCATCTGCCTAATAACTATTTGGATAACTATATGTATCACTTTAATGGTCGAGTGTGGATTGAATGGGATCATACTAAAGTGAATATTAGACACATAAGTAGTACCAGTCAATTCATTCATGTGGGAGTTTTTGATATTAATGGCAGCTTTAAATATTGGCTCACTGCTGTTTATGCCCACAATCAATTGAGTAAAAGGAGGGAGCTTTGGAAGGACATTGAGAAAATCCACAACTCTCAGTCTGGACCTTGGTGTGTGTTGGGTGATTTTAACAATGTTGCTAAGGCTCAAGACAGAATTGGAGGAAGAATGGTAACTGAATCAGAGTATATTGATATGACTAATATGATGGACAACACTAGTCTGTTTGAGATGGAAAGCCTGGGGGATTACTTTACTTGGGCAAACAAGCATGTGGTGGACCCTATATATTCTAGAATAGACAGAGTCTTGGGGAATCCTGACTGGTTCCAGATGCATTTAGAGTTTATTCTGATGATTCTCCCCCCCAGTGTTTCTGACCATAACCTGCTCTGTATTACCAGTTCTGCCCAACCTGTTAAACCTAAAGGGCACTTTAAGTTTAACAATTGCCTTGTGGAGCTGACAGACTATGATGAGGTTGTGAGAAGTAGCTGGAATAAACCTTGCAGAGGCAAACCTATGAAGGTGTTGTGGACTAAACTTACTAGATTACAATCTCACTTGAGGAGACTTGGTAAACCTTTTGCTGGTATTAAACAGGACATCCTTAAAGCTAGGAATGAGTTGCAGTTAGCCCAAACTGAACTGATAGCTGACAGAATGAATGTGCATATCATTGAGAAGGTTAAATTACTCACAGAGGAAGTCATAAATCTCAATGAAACTGAAGAGAAAGTGATTATGCAAAGAGCAAAAATTGACTGGCTCAGATCAGGGGATGGCAACAATGTCTATTTATATGCTACTCTTAAATCCAAAACTGCTCTAGAAGCATGA